Part of the Anas platyrhynchos isolate ZD024472 breed Pekin duck chromosome 12, IASCAAS_PekinDuck_T2T, whole genome shotgun sequence genome, GTGCAGGCTGATGCCAGGAGGCTTGGGGCATGAGGGTTACATTCCTCAGCCTTTATTCCCAGGGGACTTAAGCTTCCACTTCCCCCATGTGAGGCTCAACGCTAGACTTGTAGCTATTCAAGTGGCTACAACGAGTTAAATCAGTCTTTTGTGCTCCCCAGACAGGCAGCTCCGCAGACTTCAATCCTAGGGAAGCCCTGTCCTCTCCTCTAGAGGGTTTTCTGCCTCAGTAACGCAAGGGAAACCCGCGCGTGTGAGCAGGGATTTCCccagagggcagcagcagctggtggtgctgaCTGGAACCCTGCAGCTATCAGCACAGCAGGCTCGGCTTCACGCCTCGCCTCGTGGGCACTGGCAGCTCCCTCTTACCACTCCTTCCGCAGCTCGGGGGTGTTGAGGATGATGGAGGCGATGCGGGCTCCGTTCAGGGGCGGGTTGGAGTACATGGGACGGATGAGGATCTTCAGCTGCGACTCCACCCTCTTGGCTTCCTCTGCGTCGCTGCAGATCACCGTGAAGGCTCCTGCGCGCTCTCCTGAAACGGAGACAGCCCGGTCAGGTCCCAGCCCGTGGAtatccagggctggggcaggactCCTCTGAACACCACGCTGCTTTAGCACAGCCCCGCTTTCTAATGGGGTTCCTCAGCTCCCTCCTGCGCCCTGTTCAGTACCACAGGACAGCAGCTGGCACTGGGAGAACACTAGGCATCTCTAGAAAGTCACCGGCTGCTAATCCAGCCTGGAATTGTCCCCGCACCACCCACCCAACTCACCGTACAGCCCCATGTTCTTGGCGTAGGACTGCGACAGCACGATGTTGATGCCCTGCTCGATGAAATGCCGCACGGCCCAGGCGTCCCGGTTGATGTCCCCGCTGGCAAAGCCCTGGTAGGCCATGTCGAAGTACACCAGGAGGTTCCGTTTCTGCCAGAGAAGTGACAGTGTCACCAAGTGGCCGGCTGAAGCTTGTGAAGcatgtgaaagagggaacccaaGATGTGGTTTTCCCAAGAAGTGCACAGCGTCCCCAGGACACCTCACTGCTCACCTTCACCGTGGCTGCCATCTCCTTCCACTGCTCCTGCCTGGGATCCACTCCGGTGGGGTTGTGAGCGCAGGCGTGCAAGAGGATGATGCTCTTCTCTGGGATTTTctaaaggtgatggaacagggaATGAGGGATTGGCAACATCCAGGCACTCTCCTCAGGTGGAGAGGTGAGGCTTGCCCTGGATGTGCCCTGCAGGGCTCCCAGTCTCCACTCAGCACCTCACCCATTCCCCACCTCACCTCCCTGCTTCCAGCTGTGAAAGGCAACTCACAGAAATGTCGTCCATAGCTCCAGCGAAGTCGAGACTGCAGGTTTTGGGGTCGTAGTAGCGGTAAGCCTGGAGCTGCAAGCCCGCATCGCGGAAGATGGGCGTGTGATTGCCCCAGGAGGGTTTGGGTAGGTACACGTCGCGGCTGGACTTGAAGAACCGTTGCTgagcaagaaaaagagagagtgtTCAACAGCCTGGATCCAGCTCCCGCCAAAAGACGTCTCTTTCTTCCCCAGCCGGCCAGGGACTCACCAAAAAATTGGCTCCAATTCGCAGAGATCCAGTCCCAGAAATACCCTGCACGGTGACATACTGCGAGGAGAGGAACACGAACAGGAGTTTGAGCAGACTGAGGAGCCTGGGGGTagccagccagcagctcaggggCACCAGCAGCCCCACCAGCCCTGCTTGGTGCCCACGTGCTGCccaccccctgctccccagcccgcTCCTTACCCGGCCGCTCTTGAAAGCCTCGCTGTTTTCACCCAGTGCCAGCTCTGCCGATGCCCGGGTGAAATCCGCCAGCCCCCCGATGGGCAAGTACTCCTTGTCCATCTTCTTAGAGGCTATCATGGCCTCCGCCTGGAAAGGAGGACGCAGGGTCAGCACGGAAAGCATCCCCACGGAGAGGACGGTGCGCAGCTCACGGTCGCTTCTCTTCGCATTTGCTCACTCAGAAGCAGCAAAGGCCGACAGGAGGTTCCCCTCCCCTAGGGCTCATCAGAGCCAGAGGAGCAGCACATTTTTGGTGACACCCTGCTTTTACCATGGGACACAGTCCCCCAGCAGCCACCTGTTCCCTCAGAGGAGAGCACCACTTCCAGCCCCGTACGAGCTAGCGCTGCTGCACAAGGACACACATTTCTTTGCCCACACTGGAACTGTCCCGCAGGACGGGGAGACTTGGCTGTTATGGAGGAGAAGAGGCTGTTTCTACACAGAGACACCCCAAATCAGGTAGGGCAGCAAGCCCTTCGTGGTGCCTTGTCATGCTGGGAAGGTTACTGAACTAGATaagattcaaaaataaataaagaaatccaGGAAACCCAGCCAATTTTGAAAGCAGCCTGACTGCCAGCCAGCGTTTGGAGGTGGCTGCCTCCAGCCTTGCTGATCTCTGCTCCTCTCCGGCAGAGCTGGCACCAGAACCAGTCCAAGTTTTTGTTTGACACAGCGTCAGAGAAAAATACAGCCACGTGGACAACTGGAGTGATCTGGGAACCCTGTCTGTGCTCTCAGAGCAGTGGGACGGACGCTGGCAGCGTTCACACAGCACCAGAAGCTCCTCCTGATGCCACCCGAGCTCCCTGGGCATGACCCAGCTGTGGTGCGGGCAAGGGACAGCTTCAAATCCCACACCAGCGGCCTATTTCTACCCGCAGAGCCCCCAAAGGCTCCATAATCCCCTCAAGGGCAGCGTCCACATCCAGCTCCCAGGCTGGCGTTTTAGGCTGGCTTATGGAGAAGCTGGCACAAAGGCTCAGCACAATTTCTAAGGCTAATCCGGCGAGGGGACAGCGTCAGCTCTTTCCTCGGCCCAGAGAACATCGGTTTGCTGAAGGAACACcttgagctgtgctgtggggctccTGGACGTCAGCAATAAATTAGACAGCCCTGGAAGGGGCCAGGACGAATATTCCTGGTTTTACCCCGTGTCCCAGAAGCGCTGGCACTGCCCGCAGAGCTACCTGTGTGGTGCCTgctgccccgcagcccccggctcACCTTGCGAACGCAGCTCAGCACGTAGGGCTTCCCGTTGTCGTCCCGGTACGCCCCCACGCCCAGGTTCATCTTCTTGGAGTTGGTGTCGCGCTTGAACGCTTCGGTCACCCCCAGGATAGGGTCGGGGGGACCCATCTCCACGTGGGACCACCATGAGCTGGAAGGGAAGGAGCTCAGGGTGAGGCTGGAGGACAGGGCAAAACCCCCCTGTGTCACCTCCAAGCATGGCAAGGACATTTTTGGGGGCCCAAGCAGAGCAGCAAGAGCGATGTTTTCGCATGGAGCACCTCACTGAGCTTCTTCTGAGATCCCAGAGAGGCTCTGGTGCATGAAGCCAACCTGCTGCTCCCACAGCGCTGCCTTCCTAGCAGCTATTTCCCCTCCCGGCCCTACAAACCCCGCCTGGCTGTAACACGGGGGCTGTTCTGGCAATCGGGCAGGACGTCTTCTCCTCACTGCAATGAGCTCCTCGCAGCCAAGCACGAGCCCTCCCTGCGTCAGCTCCCGCTGCCGGGCGTCCCGAAGGCAGCGAGCTCCTCGGGACGCCAAGGCCAGGCTATAAAAAGCAACTCCTTGGGCCCAGCCTCCCCCCGGCCCGCTCAGGCTGCTGAAAACAGCAAGCACAACTCACAAGTCCCCTCGTCTGGTTTAAAAACGGAAGTTTTTAGTCTCTCCAAACCCACGGAGGGATAATTAGGACTCGTTAAGCACGGGATCAGCCTGGCAGGATGAGTCAGTGGTTCCAGGACGCACCCCTAGCGGGACGCAGCACATCCCTGCGTGGTTTACCTGGCCTGTGGTTATTTTGGCCCTGAGGGCTGCCCACCCAGAGGCTCGCGGTGTTCAAGGCGTTCAGGTCCTGCACACCTCAGCAGGTCACAGCTGCTGCAAGCAGCGCTGATCCCGAGGGCATTTCCCTAAGCCCCAGGGCTCCCCAGTTAAGCGCTTTTGTTCTGAGCCTTTCCATCAGCTTAGGGCCGCTTTAGGGCCTCTTTAGGGCCGATTTTCTCCTTCTCAGCCCGAGGGCTTTGGGGTGAAGGCAACAGAACggctcctctgctgctcccagggagctggcaggaggAAACAGCTCCCGATGGGATGTCCAAACACACCCAGCAGGGATCATAAAAGCCTGCCCAAGGTGCTCAGGACCAGGGACCTAAGCCCTCAGGCCCTACTGCAGCCCTCGTTACCACGATGCGCCGTCCCTGCGCCGCATTCTAGTTTATTTCAGGCAATCCCTAGAGCGCTGCTCTCAGATAAAGGTCAGAGTTATAAACTGCCCAACCTCCCTGCCCACGCCGCGGGGCCGGAGAGGCGTTTCGGTGCCGAGCCCTGAGCGAAAGGCAGCTCAAGTTGTGGTTTCTCTGCTGGAGGTTTGCTCGGGGCAAGCCAGGAAAAGTTTTTCCGTCCACTTTTGGGCAGGAGTGAGTCAGCGCCGGGGCGTGGAGCGGGGCTGTTATCCTACAGcctccctgctctctgccaggCCCTCCTCCACGTGTGATGGGGgaagagaaaaggcagaaaacacagcaggaaCCCCAAAAAGGAGCCTGCTAACAGCGTGTGTGGAACCCAGTGGTTGTGTACTGGGGCTCCAAGCAAACTTTCCTCCAGGCAGGCACTCACGGCTCCGCTGAAGGTTTCCtttgttcctttcctttatTCCCCACACCAGGAGCTGCTTTCAGAGCCTCTGccaaagccctgcagcagctccacaaGCCCCAGCAGAGCGCGAGGCCAAAGGCTCTGCGCCCGCGATGCCACAGCTACGGCAAATATTTACAGCGGGACGCCGCCGGGACgctcctgccagccccaaaAGCCCCGGGTGGctgcggggagctgccccctcGGTGGGCTCAGCCCCCGGGGTGTCCCCAGGTGATGCTCCGGGGGTCTGGCTGCACCCCGTGACCCCAAATCCATCCCTCTGCTGCCTTCAGAGAGGGGAGCCCGGCGCAGAACAGCTCCTGCGGGAACACCACGTGCCAGGCAGCAGCCCCTGACCCCATCTCAAGGTGCGTGGGGTCCTTGGGACCCCCTATCCCTGCTgtacacccccagccccatttcttGGTGCTCAGGACCCCACCCCATTGTGTATACTGTACCTGGGACCCCACTGcacgcccccagccccgtgccctggTGCAGAGGaaccccctgcccaccctgGTGCCCAGACCTCCCCCACCCCATTGTGTGACCCCAACCCCACATCTCAGTGCAcagggacccccagccccatcccataGCAGGCAGCACCCCCTGACCCCAAtaaagcccccagccccgtgtctCAGCGCACGGagctccccagcccccctgcccgcccccagCCCTATTCCCCGGGGGGCAGCGCCCCCCGCCCCAATACCGCCCCCTGCCCCATATCCTGGTGCACAGGGCCCCATCCCATAGCAGGCagctcccccccgcccccatacagccccacaccccccccccagccccctgccccatacCCGGCTCTCAGcccaccccccccgccccatatcccggtgccccccgccccccccgcgctcccccctccccgccccctcccctcgcccTCCACGCGCCCCCTCAAGGGCAGCCGGGGgccgccgggcccggccgcAGCCAATCAGAGCGCGCGCCCCCCGACTCGCCCGGCCGGCCCAGCCAATAGGCGCACTGTCTCCATGGCAACGCCGCTCCCGCCCCCCACCCACCGGCCTACGGGCCGCGCCGAGGGACATTCTTCCTCAccgcgaccccccccccccccaatgaggccgccccctccccacaaaCGGCGGCGGCCGCGTCCCGGAGGCGGCGAAACGGCTCCGGTGCCGCCCCCCCTGAGGCCTCCGGGCCTCACCTggcgcgggcggcggcggcgaggcgGGGGGCGGCGAGGAAgcggcagctctgcagcagcgcCATGGCGGCGTGAAGGCGGCCGGCAGACACAGCTCCCCGCGGCAGcgcactgcgcatgcgcggcgCCTCACAGGaaaggccccgccccctttcgTGGCCCCGCCCCTCACGGCTCCGCCCCGCCCACAGCGCCCCCTGGCGGCCCGGAGGGCCCCGTGCGGCAGCGCCTGGTGGGAGGCACTGGGGTGTACTGGGGGGTGCTGGGCGGTGCTGCACCCTGCTGGGCTGTACTGGACGGTGCTGTACCCTGCTGGGCTGTACTGGGCTGTACTGGGCTGTACTGGGTTGTGCTGCACCCTGCTGGGCTGTACTGGGGTGTACTGGGCTGCACGGGGATGTGCGGCACCCTGCTGGGCTGTACTGGGCTAGACTGGGCTGTGCTTCACCATACTGGGCTGCACGAGGCTATACTGGGCTGCACTGCACCCTACTGGGCTATACTGGGCGGTGCTGCGCCCTGCTGGGCTGTACTGGGTTATACTGGGTTGTGCTGCACCATACTGGGATGCACTGGGCTGTACTGGGATGCACTGCACCCTACTGGGCGGTGCTGCACCCTGCTGGACGGTACTGGGCTAGACTGGGCTGTGCTTCACCATACTGGGCTAAACCAGGCTGCACTGCACCCTACTGGGCTATACTGGGCCGTATTGCACCATACTGGTCTATACTGGGCTGCACTCCACCATACAGGGCTGCACGGGGCCATGCTGGGCCATGCTGTGCTGCATTGCACCCTGCTGGGCTTCACTGGGCTGAGCTTGGCTATACTGGGCCGTACAGGGCTGCACTGCACCCTACTGGTTGGTACTGGTCTACAGCGGGCTGTACTGGGCTATACCGCACTGTACTGAGCTGTACTGGGATATTCTGGGCTGTAAAGGACtgtactggtttatactgggcTGTACAAGACTGTACTGCACCATACTGGGCTGTACTGGTCTATACTGGGCCATACTGGGCTGTAGTTCCCATATACTGGGCCTTACAGGGCTGCACCACACCGCACTGGGCTGCAGAGGGCAGCAGTGGGACACACTGGGCTGTACAGGACTGCACTGGGCCatactgggctgtgctgggttaTGGGGGTCTGTACTGCCCCATACAGCCTGTACCGGGCCATACAGGACTGCACTGGGCCATACTGGGCTGCATTTATGTCATACCGGGACATACAGGTACAGGACCACAGTGCGCCATACTGGGCAATACTTGCCTTATACTGGGCCTTACTGGTTTGTGCTGCAGCATACTGGGCTATATATGACCGCCCTGCACCATAGCGGGCCATACAGGGACATACAGGGCTGTGCAGTCCCCCAGTGTGCCACTGGGGATATACTGGGCCATACTGGGCTCCCCAGGGCCATACAGGACTGCACTGCGCCATACTGGGCTGTACTGGGCCATACTggctgccccctgcccaccaAGCCTGGACCCCCTTGGCGTCCCCTACATCTGCAGCCCCATGGGGCTGAAACCTGGTCCTGCCACCCCAtttcccaccaaaaaaaaaagcattttagggaaaaaagaaaaaaaatgaatgaatgttgcgatcagttttttttttttccatttttttattatttttttttttgctctaaaCCTATTGTTTTTGCCCTGGCGAGGCGGCCCAGCTGAGCCCCCGCGGTGCCGCGGCCCCCTCCCAGCTTTGTTTGCGAGCTCGTCTTTGGTAaccgagaaaaaaaaaaataatataaataaataaataaataaaatcaacccAAAATCATCCCCCCCTCCGAGAAATAAACGAAAACAACCGAAAAGCAACGGggtggatgggaaaaaaaaaaaaaaaaaaaaaaaaaaaaaaacgaaataaattaaaaaaatagatgtttatGCCTGATTTTAACGGGGGAACGAAGCCGGGgcacggggaggaggaggaggaggaggagggtggagGGAACCTAGACGGGGGGCTCGCTGCAGAGCACGATCTCCAGCTCCTTGCGGTAGAGCCGGCCGCCGTCCGCCAGGCTCATGATGCTGCGGCGGTAGTTGGTGAGCTGCTGGATGCTCATCTCCTGCGGGGGGACAGCGGCTCGGCGGCgcgcacccttgggtgctgggacccccccctcccacccctgggtgctggggtCCCCCCCGTTCCCTCCGTTGAGGAGCTGCTGTcaccacctcctgccctccccgggTAGGGaccgtggggatggggacacacgCGGGGTCCCCCCAGGCAggagggaccccccccccgagggAGGTGTccgtcccccagggctctgtcccccccccgctgTCTTGTTTTTTACCTTCTTGTTCTTCTCGTAGAGGTCCTTCAGCAGCGCGTCCAGCTCGTGCTCGTCGATGAAGCCGCTCCCGTCCTGGCAGGGGGATGTGAGCAGGACGCCAGCCCCGGGACCACCCCGCGACCCCAAATCTCCCACCCCGTGGAGGAATCGGGACATCTCCCCGAGGAGACCCCCAAAAGAGCCACCACCCTCACCACAACCTCCCCAAAGCGTCCCCCAAGCCCTGCGGGGTGGGAACAGCGCAGTGCCGAGCTGCtccgtccccatgtccccctctttgtccccatgtccccctctttgtccccatgtccccctctttgtccccatgtccccctctTTGTCCCCTCTtcgtccccacatccccatctcctcaCCTTGTCATAAAACGCGAAGATGGCGTTGAATTCCTCCGAGGAGAGCTTCATCCCCTGGGCAGGGGATATTAGGGTAggaattatatattatttattattatttattattattatttattttattattttttttttttttttacctgaaacTTCAGGAGGAAGTTCTCTTGCActggcagaagcctgaaaagCAAGGGGTGGGTGGAAAATTGTGAGCCAGGCTTCCCCAAAACACCACCACGGAGCAGGCACCACCGCGGTGGGCGAAATGCTTGCGGTGGGTGCAGAGCCCCAGCTCGCAGCCCGCCCAATCCCTTCAGTGAGCTCAATTTGgccaaaatcacttttttttcccccctcttttattttccagggTCGGTTTTGGGCTGAATCCATCCCCGAGCCACCACAGGGCATGGATGGGGTGGGGGCTTGGGGGCGCAGCGTGGTGTGGGACGGTGGCGCAGAGCGCACCCGACATCGCCCTTCCAGAACGCAGATTTGGggcttttttccttaaaaaccaCAACCAGCGAGGCCACCGGGCATCTCTGGGGCTTTGTgtccctccccaccaccccgCGGCCTTACCGGGACATCTCGGAGAGCCCCAGCTTCCCGTCCCCGTTCATGTCGAACATCCGCAGCTGCAGGACACAAAGCGGCCCCCGGTCACCCCCTGCCGCCCCGGCACCCCAAAAGGGGGGCAGCGACGGCTCCgggctcccccccaccccctgtagggccgggctgggggtgtcccccCTGCTCCGGCTGCCACCTACGATGGTCTGCGTGTACTCCTGCAGCTTGGGCTCGTCGTACGGCCGGTTTGCTTTCTTCAGCAGGTCGGACAAAAAGccctgtggggacagggaccgCGCCGTCCCGCTGGTTGTCACCCCCCAGTGACAACGGGGACGTCCCCGCGCCCACCCACCCCGCTTGCAGCCCACCTTGAGCTCGTTGGCCTCGATGTAGCCGCTGCGGTCCGTGTCGTACCGTCTCCACGCCTGGGAAGGAGCCGCCGTGAGCCCCGGCGGGTGGCCCCGCACGGATCCTCACCCCAAGGGACACCCCCGCGGGGATGGGGACCCCGATCCCACCAGCGAGCACCCCGCGTGCTGGGTCACCCACGGGGCAGGCGGCTTTGCACCGGGGTTGAGGCGCCCCTGTCCTTGCTGCGGCTCACTGAGTAGGTAATTAATCTTTAATTACCTCCCCCAATTAAACGGAGCTCTCCGCTCTGTTTTCAGGCATTGATACTGGGGTCGATTTTACCCCAAAATTTCTCAGGGATGATTTATCCACCAGGCTGCTTTCTGGGGCCGattttaccccaaaaagcagagaTTTGGGGCTGCTCCTGAAGAtctcctctccccgcagcgccgAGTACCAGCGCgaggtgctgagctgccccaAAATCCCCCGAATTCTGGTGGATTTGGGTGGCAGTGGATGCGGGGCAggtccccgcgccccccgccccgctcacCTCCATGAACTCCGCGCTGGAGCCCACGTGCTGGCGGAAACACAGCAGGAAATTCTCCTCCGTGGGCAGGATCTGGGCCAGCTGTGGGGACCGGGGGTGTCAGGGGGGGGGCTCCAGGAGCTCAGGGTGCCCCTGCTCGCAGCCCTGACCCAGCTTCGCCGAGCCCGGCTGCACCGCTGGTCCCGCagccccatcctcctcctcctgcctcgcTCACCTCGGCCATCTCGATTTTGCCATCCGCGTTTTTGTCGTATTTGTGCATGAATTCCTTCATCTTGTCGCCCAGCTTGTCCTTCCGCGAGTCCTGCCGGCAGTGAGACGGGTCGGGAGCATTTTCCCTGCCTCGCTGTCACAACCCCGAGCTCTTTTCcgttcccatcccatcccatcccaccgcCCCCCCAGCCATGCCCCAGTGAGGTGCCCAAAATTTGGGGCAGGAAGGATGCGGGGAAGGAGGGAGCAAAGCCAGGAGAGCCCCTTACCACCCCGGCCCCTTTCCGAGCGCTTTCCAGCTCCTGGAAGAAGTTTTCCAGCTCTTTCCCTTCGATGTAGCCATTTCCTGGGGAggaaattagggaaaaaaaaaaaaaaagggagctaAACCCCTCGGGCGTTTTCCAGGGCAGGGATGTCCCTGGGGGATGTTTAATTAAACCTCTTGGTCCTGCTTGAGCATCCTCCAGCTTTTGGGAAACGGCGCAGCCCCGGGGTGGGACAGAGGTGGCCGAGGGCTGGGCGAGCATCCATagcatgtccccccccccaaaatccccccaaatcccccaatcCTTCCCCATTTCAGCCTCAGAGGCAGCTCAGGACTCTGACCATCGGTGCCGGGGGACCCCATGGAGCGGCTCCACCACGGCTCCTGCAGCCGGGCGGGGGTCCCACTGGGACAAGGGCGTGGGCACCATCCCGGCGGGGGGATTTTGGGCTCCTTCTGCCTCCGTCACCCTCTGCTGGGCTCCGTCACCCAGCCAAGGTCACGGCCGCGGCGTCCCCTTCCCAGCAGGGACCTCCTCGCCCTGGAGCCTCTCCGGGGACGGGCACCAGCCCCTCGCTGCGCCtctcccgctgccccccgcctgGTTTTGTCCTCCCCAACACCCCTTTTTGCCAATTCGTTTTGCCCTTTCTTGCCAGTTTGTTTTACCCTTTCTTGTcagtttgttttgcctttttccccccttttttttccaacttattttgctcttttttttgccctttttccttttttttttttgccaatttGCTTTGcccttttcccattttttcccaatttattTTGCCAATTTtacctttttccccccaatttGGTTTACCctttctccccccccttttttgccagtttgttttactttttttttccaatttgttttgcctttcccccccctatttttttttctgaatttgtttcatttatttacttattcctAATTTGCTTTGcccttttgacattttttgcccttttctctctctcttttttttgccAGCTTGCTTTACCCTTTTCttgccccctttttttttttgccaatttgctttaccttttttccctttttcttcccaatTTGCTTTAccttgtcttttccttttttttttttttttgccaatttGCTTTACCTTTTCTATGCCAAgctgctttgccttttttcccctttttcttccaaattcacttcacccttttttcctttttttttttttccaatttgctTTACCATTTTTGCCAAGttgctttgcctttttccttttttttttttttgccaatttgctttgccttttccccccttttttccccaatatATTTTGccttcccccccctttttcctcaatttgttttgccttttccctccacttttttccccaatttattttgccttctccccttttttccccaatttatttttcctttttttttttccttttttttttttttctctcacaacTCATCGCACTgattctttttcccccctctttctcgcattccccttctcctccccagcatcatcatcatcatcagggCACGGAGCatccctccccatcccatcccaccccaaggacccccccccaccctttaCCCCCCTCCCTGACCGTCACTATCGAAGTGCCTCCAGACGTCGAGGAACTGGGACGCGCTGAGCTCGGCCAGGTGCAGGTGCGGGGCGCGttgcggggccgcccccccgtGCGGGACCGGGGCCGGGGTCGCCGCCGCCTCCCTGCCGGCCATGctccgccgctgccgccgccgccgccgcctcccccttTTATACCGGGACCGGCCCCGAGCCGCCGCCAGGGGGAGCCGGGACACGGGGCGGGGGCGACCGGGGGTGGGGGAGATGgggtgacacgggggggggcTCGTCCCGAGGGGGTTTTGTGCTCCACGCCCTGTCCTGTGCTGCTTGTGCCCCTCCTGCATCACCGTCCTGGGTCGCCTGGCTTTGTGGTGTGCCTCCTGTCCTTGTTCTAGGTCACTTGTCCCCGTCCTGTGCCACCTGCCCCCATCCTGTAtcacctgcccctgccccatGTCACCTCTCCCTGTCCTATGTCACCTGCCCCACATCACCTCCCCATCCTCACACCTCCCTCTGCCCTGTC contains:
- the CALB2 gene encoding calretinin; this encodes MAGREAAATPAPVPHGGAAPQRAPHLHLAELSASQFLDVWRHFDSDGNGYIEGKELENFFQELESARKGAGVDSRKDKLGDKMKEFMHKYDKNADGKIEMAELAQILPTEENFLLCFRQHVGSSAEFMEAWRRYDTDRSGYIEANELKGFLSDLLKKANRPYDEPKLQEYTQTILRMFDMNGDGKLGLSEMSRLLPVQENFLLKFQGMKLSSEEFNAIFAFYDKDGSGFIDEHELDALLKDLYEKNKKEMSIQQLTNYRRSIMSLADGGRLYRKELEIVLCSEPPV
- the GOT2 gene encoding aspartate aminotransferase, mitochondrial, translated to MRSALPRGAVSAGRLHAAMALLQSCRFLAAPRLAAAARASSWWSHVEMGPPDPILGVTEAFKRDTNSKKMNLGVGAYRDDNGKPYVLSCVRKAEAMIASKKMDKEYLPIGGLADFTRASAELALGENSEAFKSGRYVTVQGISGTGSLRIGANFLQRFFKSSRDVYLPKPSWGNHTPIFRDAGLQLQAYRYYDPKTCSLDFAGAMDDISKIPEKSIILLHACAHNPTGVDPRQEQWKEMAATVKKRNLLVYFDMAYQGFASGDINRDAWAVRHFIEQGINIVLSQSYAKNMGLYGERAGAFTVICSDAEEAKRVESQLKILIRPMYSNPPLNGARIASIILNTPELRKEWLVEVKGMADRIIGMRTQLVSNLKKEGSSHNWQHITDQIGMFCFTGLKPEQVERLIKEFSIYMTKDGRISMAGVTSGNVGYLAHAIHQVTK